The genomic window TGATCCACATGTCGGCGCCGACACCCGGCGAACGGACCGCGTCCGACAGCGGGGAGTAGGCGAACCAGCCGAAGTCGGCCGCACCTTGCGGGGTGAGGAAGCCGGCCACCGCGATGATCGAGCCGAAGAGGTACAGCCAGTACGCGAACATGTTCAGCCGCGGGAACGCCACGTCGGGCGCGCCGATCTGCAGCGGCATGATCCAGTTCGCGAATCCGGCGAACAGCGGCGTCGCGAACATCAGCAGCATGATCGTGCCGTGCATCGTGAACGCCTGGTTGAACTGCTCGTTCGACATGATCTGCGTGCCGGGCCGGGCCAGCTCGGCGCGCATGAACAGCGCCAGGAGTCCGCCGATGCAGAAGAAGACGAACGACGTGACCAGGTAGAGCGTACCGATGGTCTTGTGGTCGGTGGTGGTCAGCCACTTCACCACCACACTGCCGGGCTGCCTGCGCCGGACCGGGATCTCGTTCTCGTACGAGTCTTCAGCCGTCGCGGCACCCTGAGGTTCGTTGAGGATGCTCACAGTTGGTTCTTCTCCGCATTCCGGGCCGGGTCCGACTGCTGAATGCCCGACGGGATGAAGCCGGTCTGCCCCTTCTCGGCGAGCTCCTTCAGGTACTGCTGGTAGCGCTCCGGGGAGACGACCTTCACGTTGAAGAGCATCCGGGAGTGGTCGACACCGCAGAGTTCGGCGCACTTGCCGAGGAAGGTGCCCTCCTGGGAAGGCGTCACCTCGAAGACGTTGGTGTGACCGGGGATGACGTCCTGCTTGAAGAGGAAGGGGACGACCCAGAAGGAGTGGATGACATCACGGGAGGTCAGGATGAACCGGACCTTCTGGCCCTTCGGCAGCCACAGGGTCGGACCGGGGTTCCCCGTCTGCGGGTTCCTGTCACCCGGGATGCCGGCGTCGTAGACGCCCTCGGCACCCGCCGGGAAGTCGTTGTTGTACTGGTCCGGAATCGCGTTCAGTTCCTTCTGGGCCTGAGCGTCGCCGGTGGCGGGGTTGCCGTCCACGTCCTCGAGGTAGTTGAAGCCCCAGCTCCACTGGTAGCCGACCACGTTGATGGTGTGGGCCGGCTTGTCGGAGAGGGCGAGGAGCTTCGACTCATCCCGCGCGGTGAAGTAGAAGAGCACCGAGACGATGATGAGCGGAACCACGGTGTACAGCGCCTCGATGGGCATGTTGTACCGCGTCTGCGGGGGAACCTCGATCTTGGTGCGGCTGCGCCTGTGGAAGATGACGCTCCACAGGATCAGACCCCATACCAGCACGCCCACGGCGAGGGCGGCCGCCCAGGAGCCCTGCCAGAGGGAGAGGATCCGCGGAGCCTCTTCCGTGACGGGGGTGGGCATACCAAGGCGGGGGAAGTCCTTGTATGTGCAACCGGTGGCGGTTGCCAGGATCAGGCCCGCAGTCAGCACCTGCGGCAGCTTCCGCCGCATCGGGCGCCGCGACGTGGGGGTACCACCCGCGCCTTGGCTGCGGGGGAGGTCGGAGCCGTTGGGACTCACGTAGCGCCTTCCCGAGAGTCTCGCCCGCGCGGCCGGCTGCGGCCGTCTCGCTGGTCGGTCGCCGGCCCTGACGCGGGCAGGGGTTTGGATGTTTATGCGGACCAAACCCTACTGGACGCAATTTGGGGTCGCGCGGGGAGGGTGCCCAACGCGCCGCCGGACGACCCGAAGGGGTGGACTCACCTGTTCTGAGCGCTCGGTTCGCCTCCAGGGCGCTCAGTCCCTGTCGACGGTCGATCGTGCTCGGTCCTTCGTTCCTCAGGACCTGTGCGCGTTCTCCCTTTCGACAGCGACGCCCCCCTTCGGCTCACTCGCCGCAGGCGCGTCCGGAGTGAGGTCGGCTCCGACCGGCCGCGTTAGCGTGGCAGCGTGCCCTACTTCGACGCCGCTTCGTCCGCTCCGCTCCATCCGGTCGCCCGGCAGGCCCTCCAGGCCGCCCTCGACGAGGGCTGGGCCGATCCCGCCCGGCTCTACCGCGAGGGACGGCGCGCGCGGATGCTCCTGGACGCGGCGCGGGAGACGGCTGCGGCGGCCGTGGGGTGCCGCCCGGACGAGCTCGTTTTCACCTCTTCGGGCACCCGCGCCGTCCACGCGGGCATCGCCGGCGCGATGGCGGGCCGTCGGCGCGTCGGCGGCCATCTCGTCGTCTCCGCGGTGGAGCACTCGGCGGTGCTGCACGCGGCGGAGGGCCTCGCGGCCACCGAGGTGCCGGTGGCCCGCACCGGCGCGGTCGACCCGGCCGCCTTCGGCGCGGCACTGCGCGACGACACGGCGCTGGCCTGCCTCCAGTCCGCCAACCACGAGGTGGGCACGGAGCAGCCGGTCGCCGAGGTCGCCGCCGTGTGCCGAACGACAGGGGTGCCGCTGCTCGTCGACGCGGCGCAGTCGCTGGCGTGGGGCCCGGTCGACGGTGACTGGTCCCTGCTGGCGGCGAGCGCCCACAAATGGGGCGGACCGGCAGGGGTCGGACTGCTCGTCGTGCGCAAAGGCGTCCGATTCTCGTCCCAAGGCCCGGCGGACGAACGGGAGTCGGGGCGCGCGCCCGGCTTCGAGAACATCCCGGCGATCGTGGCGGCGGCGGCGTCGCTGCGGGCCGTACGGGACGAGGCGTCGGCCGAGTCCGCCCGGCTGCGGGGGCTGGTGGACCGGATCCGGACCCGGGTCCCGGAGCTGGTGCCGGATGTCGAGGTGGTCGGCGACCCGGTGCGGCGGCTGCCGCATCTCGTCACCTTCTCCTGTCTCTATGTCGACGGGGAGACAGTGCTGCACGAGCTGGACCGTGCCGGGTTCTCCGTCTCGTCGGGTTCGTCGTGCACAAGCTCGACGCTGACCCCGAGCCATGTGCTGCGGGCGATGGGGGTGCTGAGCGAGGGCAATGTGCGCGTGTCGCTGCCGCTGGGCACGTCGGAGGCGGAGGTGGACCGCTTCCTGGAGGTCCTGCCGGGGGT from Streptomyces sp. FIT100 includes these protein-coding regions:
- a CDS encoding cysteine desulfurase/sulfurtransferase TusA family protein; its protein translation is MPYFDAASSAPLHPVARQALQAALDEGWADPARLYREGRRARMLLDAARETAAAAVGCRPDELVFTSSGTRAVHAGIAGAMAGRRRVGGHLVVSAVEHSAVLHAAEGLAATEVPVARTGAVDPAAFGAALRDDTALACLQSANHEVGTEQPVAEVAAVCRTTGVPLLVDAAQSLAWGPVDGDWSLLAASAHKWGGPAGVGLLVVRKGVRFSSQGPADERESGRAPGFENIPAIVAAAASLRAVRDEASAESARLRGLVDRIRTRVPELVPDVEVVGDPVRRLPHLVTFSCLYVDGETVLHELDRAGFSVSSGSSCTSSTLTPSHVLRAMGVLSEGNVRVSLPLGTSEAEVDRFLEVLPGVVADVRRRLDAPAPAVPAVPAVPSPAPGSLVVDSLGKRCPIPVIELAKVIGDVPVGGTVTVLSDDEAARLDIPAWCEMRDQEYVGEQPAERGTAYVVRRRG
- the coxB gene encoding cytochrome c oxidase subunit II; the encoded protein is MSPNGSDLPRSQGAGGTPTSRRPMRRKLPQVLTAGLILATATGCTYKDFPRLGMPTPVTEEAPRILSLWQGSWAAALAVGVLVWGLILWSVIFHRRSRTKIEVPPQTRYNMPIEALYTVVPLIIVSVLFYFTARDESKLLALSDKPAHTINVVGYQWSWGFNYLEDVDGNPATGDAQAQKELNAIPDQYNNDFPAGAEGVYDAGIPGDRNPQTGNPGPTLWLPKGQKVRFILTSRDVIHSFWVVPFLFKQDVIPGHTNVFEVTPSQEGTFLGKCAELCGVDHSRMLFNVKVVSPERYQQYLKELAEKGQTGFIPSGIQQSDPARNAEKNQL